A window of Syngnathoides biaculeatus isolate LvHL_M chromosome 9, ASM1980259v1, whole genome shotgun sequence contains these coding sequences:
- the alkbh5 gene encoding RNA demethylase ALKBH5 translates to MTSSGFSDLRDKLRSMPPHRDDYRTSNGGSSAGRKRRRRESDDDDCEHSDDSAELREQEAHRVRSSVLQKSIFTSEDCARIEEKIDEVVAKAEAGLYREHTVDRAPLRNKYFFGEGYTYGAQLEKRGPGQERLYRKGQVDDIPSWVHELVIKRLVSAGVIPEGFVNSAVINDYQPGGCIVSHVDPLHIFARPIVSVSFFSDSALCFGCRFQFKPIRVSEPVFVLPVRRGSVTVLSGYAADDITHCIRPQDIKERRAVIILRKTRPDAPRLDSDSPLSSAPVEKPPPLKAKRSHRKADPDAAHRPRVLEMDKEENRRPSSFGQRRHSTSSDDYRKREADYDKHRESSSRKVKMRRH, encoded by the exons ATGACGTCCAGCGGCTTCTCCGATTTGCGAGATAAGCTCCGGTCGATGCCGCCGCACCGGGACGACTACCGGACGAGCAACGGGGGAAGCAGCGCGGGGCGAAAGCGCCGACGCCGCGAgtccgacgacgacgactgcgAGCACAGCGACGACAGCGCCGAGCTCCGCGAGCAGGAGGCCCACCGAGTGCGCAGCAGCGTCCTACAGAAGAGCATTTTCACCTCGGAGGACTGCGCGCGCATCGAGGAGAAGATCGACGAGGTGGTGGCTAAAGCCGAGGCCGGACTGTACCGCGAGCACACGGTGGACCGCGCGCCGCTGCGCAACAAGTATTTCTTCGGTGAGGGCTACACGTACGGCGCGCAGTTGGAGAAGCGCGGCCCGGGCCAGGAGAGGCTCTACCGCAAGGGGCAGGTGGACGACATCCCCAGCTGGGTACACGAGCTGGTCATCAAGCGACTGGTGTCCGCCGGCGTGATCCCGGAGGGCTTCGTCAACAGCGCCGTCATCAACGACTACCAGCCGGGGGGCTGCATCGTGTCCCATGTGGACCCGCTGCACATCTTCGCGAGGCCCATCGTGTCCGTGTCTTTCTTCAGCGACAGCGCGCTCTGCTTCGGGTGCCGCTTCCAGTTCAAGCCCATCCGCGTGTCCGAGCCCGTCTTCGTGCTTCCCGTCCGCAGGGGCAGCGTCACAGttctcag TGGCTACGCTGCCGATGACATCACACACTGCATCAGACCCCAGGACATCAAGGAAAGACGAGCGGTCATCATCCTAAGGAA AACCAGACCGGACGCCCCCAGACTGGACTCTGACAGCCCTTTAAGTTCCGCGCCGGTCGAGAAGCCGCCCCCCCTCAAAGCAAAGCGCTCGCACCGCAAGGCTGACCCAGACGCTGCTCACAG GCCAAGAGTGCTGGAGATGGACAAGGAGGAGAACCGGCGGCCGTCGTCATTCGGGCAACGGCGTCACAGTACGTCGTCGGACGACTACAGAAAGCGCGAGGCGGACTACGACAAACACCGAGAGAGCTCGTCGCGCAAAGTCAAAATGCGGCGCCATTGA
- the mief2 gene encoding mitochondrial dynamics protein MID49 isoform X1, whose amino-acid sequence MATGINHPWEMLIVKATAAMLSFQVGRRRGSDGVTVVMDFLLANARLVLGVGGAALLGIATLAVKRLIERAGRAAEEEKVEQKMAESWEELSKKSLEGVVVQHVAKARENKKTRKADLCEPTEESPALPEKRGRTLQELLLQFYHSRAALSPPEVQRAQCRALDICTEIQGFLRARHPDMPLGEMSLGGSLLDDLQVVSADHACLLVPLELEPDLWRLIPGEETLLTHPLHWMVRRLNVEYFPRGRSYWDRHLVGGYLSAESVVNMLSKVLMETINWPSISSTLDCLVRPVLGGPRLELEIRCPNEADDVAADCPLFISILPLLREGDVVLSAQPELTSPWVNAWHLPLYPRETQLLARLDSQDLGCRRMTLKLLKAAFRLNPALRPLDSAALANLLLRLSRRQEDWSRDSLHLRFRQCITEMIGHLEAGVLSSYFKPVVNLLSGLTDEQVDRMGFMLYCAVSEPEILLI is encoded by the exons ATGGCAACTGGCATAAATCACCCATGGGAAAT GCTGATTGTCAAGGCCACCGCCGCAATGCTGAGCTTCCAAGTCGGTCGCAGGCGGGGCTCAGATGGCGTGACCGTGGTGATGGACTTCCTGCTGGCCAACGCCCGTCTGGTGCTGGGCGTCGGGGGTGCCGCACTGCTCGGCATCGCCACGCTGGCCGTCAAGCGG CTGATCGAGCGGGCGGGCCGCGCCGCCGAGGAGGAGAAGGTGGAGCAGAAGATGGCGGAGAGCTGGGAGGAACTGAGCAAGAAGAGTCTGGAGGGAGTGGTCGTGCAGCACGTCGCCAAGGCccgggaaaataaaaaaacgcgCAAAG CCGACCTTTGTGAACCAACGGAGGAGTCGCCAGCCCTCCCGGAGAAACGTGGCCGCACCCTGCAG GAACTGCTGCTTCAGTTCTACCACAGCCGGGCGGCACTTTCCCCGCCGGAGGTCCAGCGAGCTCAGTGCCGCGCTCTGGACATCTGCACGGAAATCCAAGGCTTCCTTCGCGCTCGTCATCCCGACATGCCGCTGGGCGAGATGAGCCTCGGGGGGTCTCTGCTGGACGACCTGCAG GTGGTGAGCGCCGACCACGCGTGCCTGCTGGTTCCTCTGGAGCTGGAGCCGGACCTGTGGCGTCTCATCCCGGGGGAGGAGACGCTCCTCACGCACCCCCTGCACTGGATGGTCAGACGACTCAACGTGGAATATTTCCCCCGAGGACGCAGCTACTGGGACAG GCATCTGGTGGGCGGCTACTTGTCAGCAGAGTCTGTGGTGAACATGTTGAGCAAAGTACTGATGGAAACCATCAACTGGCCGTCCATCAGCAGCACGCTGGACTGCCTGGTCAGACCCGTGCTGGGAGGGCCGCGCCTCGAACTGGAGATCCG ATGTCCTAACGAAGCCGACGACGTCGCGGCCGACTGCCCCCTCTTCATTTCCATCCTCCCGTTGCTGCGCGAGGGCGACGTGGTCCTGTCGGCCCAGCCCGAGCTGACCTCCCCGTGGGTCAACGCCTGGCACCTGCCGCTGTACCCGCGCGAGACCCAGCTCCTGGCCCGGCTGGACTCGCAGGACCTGGGCTGTCGCAGGATGACGCTGAAGCTCCTGAAGGCGGCGTTCCGCCTCAACCCGGCCCTGCGACCGCTGGACTCGGCCGCCCTGGCCAACCTGCTGCTGCGCCTGAGCCGGCGCCAGGAGGACTGGAGCCGGGACAGCCTGCACCTGAGATTCCGCCAGTGCATCACCGAGATGATCGGTCACCTGGAGGCGGGGGTGCTGAGCAGCTACTTCAAGCCGGTCGTCAATCTGCTGAGCGGACTGACGGACGAGCAAGTGGACCGCATGGGATTCATGCTCTACTGTGCCGTCTCGGAACCGGAAATTCTTCTCATATGA
- the mief2 gene encoding mitochondrial dynamics protein MID49 isoform X2, with amino-acid sequence MLSFQVGRRRGSDGVTVVMDFLLANARLVLGVGGAALLGIATLAVKRLIERAGRAAEEEKVEQKMAESWEELSKKSLEGVVVQHVAKARENKKTRKADLCEPTEESPALPEKRGRTLQELLLQFYHSRAALSPPEVQRAQCRALDICTEIQGFLRARHPDMPLGEMSLGGSLLDDLQVVSADHACLLVPLELEPDLWRLIPGEETLLTHPLHWMVRRLNVEYFPRGRSYWDRHLVGGYLSAESVVNMLSKVLMETINWPSISSTLDCLVRPVLGGPRLELEIRCPNEADDVAADCPLFISILPLLREGDVVLSAQPELTSPWVNAWHLPLYPRETQLLARLDSQDLGCRRMTLKLLKAAFRLNPALRPLDSAALANLLLRLSRRQEDWSRDSLHLRFRQCITEMIGHLEAGVLSSYFKPVVNLLSGLTDEQVDRMGFMLYCAVSEPEILLI; translated from the exons ATGCTGAGCTTCCAAGTCGGTCGCAGGCGGGGCTCAGATGGCGTGACCGTGGTGATGGACTTCCTGCTGGCCAACGCCCGTCTGGTGCTGGGCGTCGGGGGTGCCGCACTGCTCGGCATCGCCACGCTGGCCGTCAAGCGG CTGATCGAGCGGGCGGGCCGCGCCGCCGAGGAGGAGAAGGTGGAGCAGAAGATGGCGGAGAGCTGGGAGGAACTGAGCAAGAAGAGTCTGGAGGGAGTGGTCGTGCAGCACGTCGCCAAGGCccgggaaaataaaaaaacgcgCAAAG CCGACCTTTGTGAACCAACGGAGGAGTCGCCAGCCCTCCCGGAGAAACGTGGCCGCACCCTGCAG GAACTGCTGCTTCAGTTCTACCACAGCCGGGCGGCACTTTCCCCGCCGGAGGTCCAGCGAGCTCAGTGCCGCGCTCTGGACATCTGCACGGAAATCCAAGGCTTCCTTCGCGCTCGTCATCCCGACATGCCGCTGGGCGAGATGAGCCTCGGGGGGTCTCTGCTGGACGACCTGCAG GTGGTGAGCGCCGACCACGCGTGCCTGCTGGTTCCTCTGGAGCTGGAGCCGGACCTGTGGCGTCTCATCCCGGGGGAGGAGACGCTCCTCACGCACCCCCTGCACTGGATGGTCAGACGACTCAACGTGGAATATTTCCCCCGAGGACGCAGCTACTGGGACAG GCATCTGGTGGGCGGCTACTTGTCAGCAGAGTCTGTGGTGAACATGTTGAGCAAAGTACTGATGGAAACCATCAACTGGCCGTCCATCAGCAGCACGCTGGACTGCCTGGTCAGACCCGTGCTGGGAGGGCCGCGCCTCGAACTGGAGATCCG ATGTCCTAACGAAGCCGACGACGTCGCGGCCGACTGCCCCCTCTTCATTTCCATCCTCCCGTTGCTGCGCGAGGGCGACGTGGTCCTGTCGGCCCAGCCCGAGCTGACCTCCCCGTGGGTCAACGCCTGGCACCTGCCGCTGTACCCGCGCGAGACCCAGCTCCTGGCCCGGCTGGACTCGCAGGACCTGGGCTGTCGCAGGATGACGCTGAAGCTCCTGAAGGCGGCGTTCCGCCTCAACCCGGCCCTGCGACCGCTGGACTCGGCCGCCCTGGCCAACCTGCTGCTGCGCCTGAGCCGGCGCCAGGAGGACTGGAGCCGGGACAGCCTGCACCTGAGATTCCGCCAGTGCATCACCGAGATGATCGGTCACCTGGAGGCGGGGGTGCTGAGCAGCTACTTCAAGCCGGTCGTCAATCTGCTGAGCGGACTGACGGACGAGCAAGTGGACCGCATGGGATTCATGCTCTACTGTGCCGTCTCGGAACCGGAAATTCTTCTCATATGA